Within Wyeomyia smithii strain HCP4-BCI-WySm-NY-G18 chromosome 2, ASM2978416v1, whole genome shotgun sequence, the genomic segment AGTTTGTAAAAAATACCCTAGCTTCTTGTTTCTCTTCCGGTGAGAGGACAGACGACGATAAATAATTCAGTCTTGGGTCGattagaacagctgctttaaAAGGTAAATTTTGCTGAAGTTGCTGAAGTCGAACGTTCAATGATGCTGCCAAGGACTCAGCTAGTTCATTTGTAGGCTGCTGATCTACCTCCATCATACATCGAAGCCATCGAACGTAAAACTCAGATAATGGCATGTGTTTTGCCTGCATTTCTTTGGTACAAACATAAATCGGATGCAGTGCGTTTTTGTAGTCATGTATATAGTCCCAGTACTTCGACAAATCTGTGAGGAAATAACAATTACCGTATAGGAACGAAGtattcttaaactgtttaactcaCCTAACTCCTTAAACTTTTTGCCTAAATCTCTATAGAAATtctcgttattgtaaaaattcaGAATCATCTCGTAAATGCCTCCCCAGCGTGTTTTTGCATATAACGGTGGAAGAGGAACCTTGCCTAGGTCAAACGACGGTTTGTAGGATGCTTTCCTACAGCTTTTAGCCACAGAAGTGATACCTCGAATACGAATGTCTGAGTGCTTGATTACGTCAGTAACGGCTAACTGTAAAGTATGTACTGAGCACCGCACTAAGCTTATATTTGGGGCTGAATTCCCGATGTCATTGAACATCTCTTCATCATCCTCATCTTCATCGCCGTCATCATCCTCATCGTCATCGCCGTCATCATCCTTTAGTatgtaattttcattttcaagagTTTCTACATACTCATCAAGCTGCCTAACAGCTGCGAGCATGTTTGCTCCGTTGTCGCAAGTCACAGTGAGTACTTGTTCGAAAGTGATATTGTACTCTAGGAGAATATAATTTATTTTCTCTTTTATGTAGCTTGCAGTTTGTCGCTCTGTCAGTTCCAGCATCGCTATTAAAGAAATGTGAAAGAACAACAGGTAGTAGGTATAATTCAACTGTATAATTCAACTGTCCAACTGTTAGTTCTATTGTAGTGGAAAAGTTTTCCTTATCATTATGTAAGCTATTAATTAACAGTTGAGATTTTACGTAACAAACTTTACGGTCCAAGCTCTTAATGAGAATTCTATTTATGATGTTATTTCTTACGTGCGACAAATCGTGTCACATCGCTCGTTTTTGATGCGTGGCTGCCATGTCCGAGTAAACATACCTTACCTGTTCACTCTGCTAGGATGCAAGGCATGGCATGCACGATCCAACTTTCAAACGAAACCCTCtttttctatctctctctctatcatcctatctctctctatctctctatcacCCTCTATCTGTCTATCACCCTCTCTCTCTTTATCACcatctttctctctcttcttAACCCCCTATATAtatatctctctctctatcctCCTCTCTCTCTATCCCCCTCTCTTTTATTCCTCTCTCTCTACTCCTTTCTCtcttatttctctctctctctaaccCTCTCTATCTGTTCCTCTCTATATCACCCTCTCTTGTCTTTCACTCCCCTCTCTCCCATGCAATACAAAAGTACAGTCGTAAGCCCATACACAACCTGGAACGACACTATCTGTAACCGATTTAATTTGTTACATTTACAATTTAATTAATAAAGTCATCGATCTAAGAACCCCTAAATATGTACTTTTTCGGAATCATAGAATAGAAATAAACAGAGATTGAATTGTTTTATTATATTAATATGTTTCACGTAAAAAACACTTTTGCAAGAATTTtgaattaaatcaataaaaatttgaataaatatcAATTGTTGAATTATTTTTGGTGTGGTAGTGAAAAACGTGCCAAAAAAAGAGATATCTTACGAAAAATGTgttatttgaaattaaaaataaattgcatCCGAGTGTAAAATTTCTCACAAACATTTCCAAACTGTCTATTCGTACTTAGAACTTACCGAGAGTGCGGATCACTACTTGTTGACCGTTCCAAAACTGTATATTAATGCCCAGTACATGACGGCCATGTTGCGAGGCTGAATCAATTTtaattgaaacaatttttccgCTCACTTCCTCGCGGATGTGtgccttaattttttttgcacaggTGGCTAGATGTTTGATTGCCGTTTCAACGTTAATCGTCATACCAAGCGAACCGCAAATCGGATCCAGCAGCTGATTCTACTTTACGAAGAGGCATGTGCTCAACTCCCGTTAATCTAATTATGGCCTCGATAACATGCTGTTGGTTCATTACAACGCTAATTTTCGCAATGCGTCGTTTTTTTGGTGGTGCTTCTACGTCGTCTTTAAATAAGCCTCTCATCCGAGCAAGCTCTCTATGTTCAGACCGGAGATGCCGGATAAAGTTACCGCTATCCAGTCTTCCTGATTTTTGCTTGTACCGGCACTGAGCATCTTCATTGATGCGGCAACATAAAAAACCGTTTTCATCCACTTCCATGCACTCCTCCGCAATACTTCTAAACGTTTTTTTTCTTAGCCACTGGCCATTCTACATGACCCACTGGTGGTGCACTGACAATAAACCGAACCGGGATTTTTTTCAATGTCACTGCCAGTCTCtgtaaaatcttccattttcgATAAATTAAACACAACTGCTTGCGTGTACTTACAACTCATTAATGAATCAGCCTTAGCGCATTTTATTCTTAAAAAGCAGACTGCTCGGCACCGTACCGACAGCCTTCGTGCAATGAAAAGCAAACCCGACAATCGAGCGGTTATGTactgaaggatgtgtgtattgcataccgaatgttatatacaaCCATACATGCCTTCGTAGACATGAGAATAAGGTGAAcggcagaaaaaaaattcatctatAAAGAACTAGACGGCAACGTTGTAGTCGTGAAATATTTTAGCTGTCGGCTGTCTCTATTTTGCCAATACCAACACTGTCAGATAGGGACGCTCTCgaatgtcatcaaaaaaatgtcaTGGCTCAGTACATTTTGTTCCCCTGATCAGAACGAATTTTTAAGTACTGATGCAGCATTGAGTGGTAAGTAACATTAAAATGATTGGGTTACGTAAATTCATGTTCTCTCTTTTGCATCTACGAATTACTTCTTAGTATCCTCTCTCTAATCTAAGTCtctaaatttttaaataaatttcataGGCTGTGGGTCAGATTATGGTTTTTGTGATGAAGGATGTTGTGACGATATGGAACAaacaaattatatcttatattgagtaaaaaagtctcagaaatcaatTGGTAGATGTCTGACCTacataaaatgtcagcaacatgtcgattttgccccaatttccctacaatactaaaataggtttatctcggcgtttaattaacttatttgaaatctgtttaatgttaaTTCATGAGTGTAAGTGATACTCAAAAACACAAtaaacaatttgtcttcacatgatcctctCCTTTTTGCGAGGATTTCGCATTTGACTTTATCGAAGatgcgatgattctgtctcatagctgtagcgagatttttatgttttaagcAGTCCTGGCCGAATATgcaaccccctccccgcaaaagaAGGAGGATCATGTAaacacaaattgttattgtatctttgagtatcgctcaCACTCTTGAtactacattaaacagattccaaataaactaaactaacgtcgagataaaccgattctagtattgtaggggaattggggcaaaattgacatgttgctgatattttacgttgatcagacacctaccaatcgattcctgagacttttttactcaatataagacataatttgactacaaCTCTTAGATATTatcgcattaccattaatgctcagatatacttgatattattttgctttgtgaaatatactaaaaccatgccaaaaccgttttcgtagaatcaccgttttgagctcagtttttgtccgattcaagattttttttaaagatgggtaagaattttgatatttggctttaatgggtagaattttgatatttggctttaaaaccaaatggcgtcgaaaaaacatcgaaattttccgatttctcaaagattcgaaatggcgccattgttgccccttaagttgaaatatggtcaaactcggggaaattatccgttccggcatctacaacatcttggcactattggacaccagtcagagcattgaaagaaagtccggttccggacggctgacgaccctgagcgacaaaaagctccaaaggatactgaagaggaagaccgagggaaaagtggctacatcgctgttTGCACTTGGCCTGGAGGTCTGTGCAACCGATCAAACAGTGCTTGGCGAACATGGAAATACATGTCAGGCGAACATGTACGGCCAAtacccgttcactagtctcAGAGAAGGGGatttcaaagccgctcttctttcgctccggactggccgtgaacggggaaattcatAGTACGAAGTGTCTGCCAGAAGTTgcatcgttcatcaagaaataccataagggcgaagacacggtgttctggccagatttggagtcggcccactactcgaagcgatcgttggaggagatggagcggctgaatatcgatgtggtaccgaagtcggcgaatccgcccaacgtcccccaactgcgtcccatcgagaatttctggcaaacctgaagcgtaagatctacttcaacaatttcGTGGCGAAATttcaggaggaattgataaataaaactaaaaaagaatttaaaaacatgcctacacgcatgttttcgtccgtcaTGGCGAATAtttcggttaactgccggaaggccgcacgcaagatcgtagatttttttttgcaagtaagctaacataattaccttccataggaAATTTGTTAAACTCAATTACCTGTCTTAGTTTTTctttaccaccatccgaaaaaagttcatttttttaacggatacgttagcacaaaacgacatttttagcccattgaaacatctgtgtaaagtgtcagccagatcaaaaataattgattgaaatgcttggctTATGTTGCGTGAAATTGCACagatttttcagttgatccactaaggacattgcagcggcaagagtaccgggcaaatccgtgttgatcactagctactagtttttatttctgtttttcaaaataccatttttttacttctaaaattttgagaaACTTGCCCTCCCCCTAATCGTAATTCTGGCTACGCTCATGCCACCGGGTAAATCACATAGCTTATATGaaccaaaacatttttaattgttttatagtCAGCTTAAAGCTGTTCAGTTTTGTGATAATCAAAAAAATAATCTCCTGATTTTTTAGGTTATTAACTCACGAAGAACTTACACCTTTAAATATTATTACCTTTAAATATTATCACCAGACAACGATGGTCGAATTAGAGTCTGCATGGAATTTTTCATATCAACGTTTGatattacagacaaaattattcGCGTGCTGCTGATGATTAGCGGTTACTGAATACCAACCGTTCACCGATTGACAACAAGATGAAATTATATTGAGGATCACATCCAATTCTTTCCGGCATATTATTCACATTTTCTCGAGAAAAATTGAATAAGAAGTACCTGTCTAGCGATTTAAACATAATGAAAATGTACGATTTGTATGTTTCAAATGCCAAAACGATCAAGTGAAACCTGTGCACTACAATTcgtatcgtttaaaaataaatttctttttgagcgtcttagtagaatggaattgaatattgagaataagttgtttccatttaattctactacaaaaaatcgaataccgtccgcagatacgtatttcggttgctacatgcaaccatcatcagtgcttatgtggactgttgaAGAGCAAAACTGGGTAACCCCCTTTTTAATGCGTGTAGGTAGAAGTGGGAAGGCGGAAAATTGCTAAATTGAAGTTAGGTAGTCATATGTTGTGGTTGTTTTTGTCCTGTACTGGATCTAGGGTTTTAGGTAGGATTTTGAAAAGCCATGAAAAATGATTACCTACGTCTTTATTGAGCAGTGTGGATGGATGTTGTTTGTAGATTTCTAAATTCTCAGATACGtccaatttccataaattattaacggggcgaagcaggtgaatgttatccgaagttagtggatgtcccTCATTAAAGACATGTTTagtcacttttgatttgaaaaagtgtggtggatcatttttggaaactttGGAAACCGACCATGCAATTTGGTGACTTCTGACATATGCTCTTTAAAACGGATTCCCAGGTTTCTTTTGGTTTACCCAATATAAACCTGGTTGCAGTGGCAACAAGCAACTTTATAAATCCCTGCTTTATTTAATCCATTAATTGAGTCCTTAGTGGAGCCCAATATTGTTTTGTGTTGGGTATTCCTACTAGTGTAGACGATAGCCATGCCaaatcttttgaattttgagtgGAGTTGACGTGTTAAGGCCCCATCATATTCCACAGCTATTCTTTCCAGGTCTCCTgtaattggggtgagtgttgtaaaagattctcTAAATTGAATTCGcttctttttgtttataatgGCTTGAATGGTGCTCTCATTATAACTTCGATATTAACTTCGAAAATGTATTCCAATTCCTTTTTCCTGGCTATTTTACTGAGGGGTAGGGTTTCCATTCGATGTATCATGtggtggaaggatgccattttatgctggaagaaATGACTAGAAGTGGTGGGTCACGGTGCTCCcatagaccgttattataaaa encodes:
- the LOC129720102 gene encoding uncharacterized protein LOC129720102, which encodes MLELTERQTASYIKEKINYILLEYNITFEQVLTVTCDNGANMLAAVRQLDEYVETLENENYILKDDDGDDDEDDDGDEDEDDEEMFNDIGNSAPNISLVRCSVHTLQLAVTDVIKHSDIRIRGITSVAKSCRKASYKPSFDLGKVPLPPLYAKTRWGGIYEMILNFYNNENFYRDLGKKFKELDLSKYWDYIHDYKNALHPIYVCTKEMQAKHMPLSEFYVRWLRCMMEVDQQPTNELAESLAASLNVRLQQLQQNLPFKAAVLIDPRLNYLSSSVLSPEEKQEARKFLTDIHERLKSLKPHSSQEASAIVSPSTSSLDDYMTKIFGGALPFSSQSTSENSFAKQIVSLDLEPHQHHKYDIWKHWTDRKVSNPELAEAALCVLSVPATQVSVERGFSGLALVLSEARTKLSVENLSNILIIKLNEELLDLVMPKMYDWKEYRA